GCCGGGTTAACCGGTCTGAAGTCCCAAGCGCTTTCTGGGACTGCTCAGCCAGCCACCGGCAGGTCCCGGCACCAGGGGACGCCAGACGCCCTCTGGACATTCGGCGCGCTTGCCACGATCTTGGACGGGCCTCGGGCCTCGACCTTTGGATTCCCCGCTCCGGCTCCAAGATGTCAGCAACGCTGATCCTGGAGCCCCCGGGCCGCTGCTGCTGGAACGAGCCGGTGCGCATTGCAGTGCGCGGCCTGGCCCCGGAGCAGCGGGTCACGCTGCGCGCGTCCCTGCGCGACGAGAAGGGCGCGCTCTTCCGGGCCCACGCGCGCTACTGCGCCGACGCCCGCGGCGAACTGGACCTGGAGCACGCGCCCGCACTGGGCGGCAGCTTCGCGGGACTCGAGCCCATGGGGCTGCTCTGGGCCCTGGAACCCGAGAAGCCTTTTTGGCGCTTCCTGAAGCGGGACGTAGAGATTCCCTTTGTCGTGGAGTTGGAGGTACTGGACGGCCACGACCCCGAACCCGGACGGCTGCTGTGCCAGGCGCGGCACGAGCGCCTCTTCCTCCCGCCGGGGGTGCGGCGCGAGTCGGTGCGCGCGGGCCGGGTGCGCGCCACGCTCTTCCTGCCGCCAGGTGAGCTGGGATGCTGGCGGGAGGTGTGAGCGTCGGTGGCCTGAGTCTCCGTTGCTTTCTTTCCAGGGCTGATTTAGCACTGATTTGGTTTCGGAGCAAGGTCAGAGAAGCTAGCATTGACTATGTCGGTGGCCACTCTACCAAAATAGAGGATTTGGtactgggcgtggtgtctcacgcctgtaatcccagcactttggaggccgagatgggcggatcacttgagatcaggagttcgagaccagcctggccaacatggtgaaaccccgactctactgaaaatacaaaaattagtacggcatggtggcacacgcctgtagtcccagccactggggaggctgaggcacgagaatcacttgaacctgagagacagaggttgcagtgagccgagatcgcaccactgcactccagcctgggtgacagagccagactctgtcacaaaaaaaaagaagagaaaaaagaaaaaaaagaattttttgttAGGCTGGGTACTACGGCTTTTACTTGCATTATATTAGTCTCTATAATATTCCAATGAAGTTGGTATTGTTATTCTGCATTTGAAAAAGCGGTTCAGGTCGTCAGGTACATTATCCACTTTGCTATTAATCACTACCCTACAGATCTCTACAGGCATCAGCCTGACTTGTCTAAGGCAGAATGATGACAGTGAATGAGGCTATTACCAATGTCGCCTTCTTTAGTGTTCTAGGCACACTGAGTCTCTTCTCCACTTCTTCATGTCCTGCTTTATCACAGGTCATACTTCAGACTCCACTGCCTTTCTCACCTAAAACCATCTctgggtatttctttttctttcctccctttctacATAGACATCTGAAATATCAGTACACTAAAAACCAGAGGGCTGATGCAACAGAACATAAAATTTCGtttcaattgttttcttttctttttttttttttcctgagacagtgtctgtctctgttgcccaggctggagtgcagtggtgtggtcatagctcactgcagcctcgacctccaggactcaagtgatcctccctccattgcctcccaagtaggcaggactacaggcatgcaccaccatactcgactaattttttttttcttaaaaagggtctcactacattgtccaggctggtcttgaaatcctggcctcaagcgatcctcctgccttggcctcctaaagtgctgagattacaagcatgaaccactgtgtccagccaggaAAGCACATTTTGTAAATTGTATAATGGcttacatttataatattttgttctcTAGGACCTGGACCCTTCCCAGGGATCATTGACATCTTTGGTATTGGAGGGGGCCTGTTGGAATATCGAGCCAGCCTCCTTGCTGGCCATGGCTTTGCTATGTTGGCTCTAGCTTATTATAACTTTGAAGATCTCCCCAAGAACATGGACAACATATCCCTGGAGTACTTCGAAGAAGCCCTGTGCTACATGCTTCAACATCCCCAGGTTCTCCTCATGTCCTTTATTTAATCAGTCTTTCTAGAAATATCTCCATAGAGAGTATAACCTGTACCACGTGCAGAAATGCTGCTCTGTTCTCTTTCACAAAGATTTCTTCTGGAGACTTCCTTGGCTTAAGGTGCCTATTTCCACTTTTTCTGTCAGATGAATTTGTGGTATAGAATTAATTGTAAAATCCACATGAGATTTTATTtagtaatattaaatattatctgTATATTGCAAATTGAATTTCTAATCCATTGTCTTTGcatgcttgtttttttgtttgtttgtttttgagatcgagtctcgctctgtcacccagactggagtgcagtagccggatctcagctcactgcaagctccacgtcccaggtttacgctattctcctgcctcagcctcccgagtagctgggactacaggcgcccgccacctcgcccggctatttttttgtattttttagtagagacggggtttcaccgtgttagccaggatggtcttgatctcctgacctcatgatcggcccatctcggcctcccaaagtgctgggattacagacttgagccaccgcacctggccgcatgcttgttttttaattttaatttcctgatGTCAGAGTATGTTCTCAGATTTTGGTCAGAACTTGTCCACCCCTTTCAGAAGCCAAGAATGAACTTAATTACTTACTCTGAAGTCTGGCTTTGTAATCATTTGATAAATGACTCACATCTTGGAACAGAACTTGGTTCCACACTATTGGATGCATTGCCACATGAAGACTTCAGTCAGACCTACCTGAATGTGGTCCTGAACTTGATGGGCTCCGTGGCTCAGCATTCTCTAGCGGATAATTCTCTGAAATGTTTATAAATCAGTTTCCAAGGTTTTCAGTGATTTTAAGATTTGTTTACCATGTGTTCAGCCAGATAGTCTGCACATGAGAAGAAACTCACTTGTCAGCTGAGGTTGATTTTCTTGTGGATGATTCCCAGATTAAAGCTAGCAGCATCTCTGTTTGCATTTTaggaaaatgtttttgaattggataagtttttttttttttaaagacagagtctcgctctgtcacccgagctggagcgcactggcgcgatctcagctcactgcaacctctgcctctcaggctcaagcaattctcctgcctcagcctcctgggtaactgggattagaggtgtatgccaccacactctgctcatttttttttttttttttttttttttgtatttttaatagagacagggttctaccatgttggccaggctgttctcaaactcctgacctcaagtgatccgcccacctccgcctcccaaggtgttgggattacaggtgtgagccaccgcgcccagtctggATAAGTTATTGACtcgattcttctctcttcttttcttccaggTAAAAGGCCCAGGCATTGGGCTTTTGGGCATTTCTTTAGGAGCTGATATTTGTCTCTCAATGGCCTCATTCTTGAAGAATGTCTCAGCCACGGTTTCCATCAATGGATCTGGGATCAGTGGGAACAAAGCCATCAACTATAAGCTCAGTAGCATTCCACCATTGGGCTATGACCTGAGGAGAATCAAGGTAGCTTTCTCGGGCCTCATGGACATCGTGGATATAAGGAATGATCTCGTAGGAGGGTATGAGAACTCCAGCATGATTCCAGTAGAGAAGGCCCAGGGGCCCATCCTGCTCATCGTCGGTCAGGATGACCATAACTGGAGGAGTGAGTTGTATGCCCAAAAAGTCTCTGAACGGTTACAGGcccatggaaaggaaaaaccccAGATCATCTGTTACCCTGGGACTGGGCATTACATCGAGCCTCCTTACTTCCCCCTGTGCCCAGCTTCCCTTCACGAATTAGTAAACAAACATGTGATGTGGGGTGGGGAGCCCACGGCTCATTCTAAGGCCCAGGTAGATGCCTGGAAGCAGATTCTAGCCTTCTTCTGCAAACACCTGGGAGGTACCCAGAAAACAGCTTTCCCTAAATTGTAATGCATTTGTCTATTGTTGACATGAGAGATTCAAGATCAGGTTCTAGTGTTCAGTAACCCTATGTGAATCAGCTGTCTCCTGGATAACATTAAAGCCATGTCCTTGTCATTAGTGGTGTATTTTACGTAACTCTGTTGAATAAGCTTTGTCATTAGTTTTACTAATGTAACTTGCTTGTTGTAGAAGATTAAGAGGCATATGACACATATAAGTGAAAAGCATTCCCACCAGTTAACATTTGTGtttccttctagattttttttagtTAATGTTTTAAGTCATAGGTGAGCTTTAAAGCTGGTGACTTTTTCCATCACTGTGAAAGAATGGTCACCTAATGTTTGCTGTTCAACCTTCAGTAGCAGGGTAGAATTTTCTTTGGCCAGAAACATACAGAGGGGTGTTAATATGAGGAAAGGCAGCTGACCTTTTCATTATAAAGGTCGGAGAAGAATCCTTTGACAGGAGGAGATGAGACCTGTCTCTAGAATAGTTAAGTCTATACTCTCTTCCAAGGGTGAATGACTACGATCTATTTTCCCTCTCACTTCCTTTTTCTAAGAGCAGACCTTGGGgcagagtacagtggctcacacctataatcccagtactttgggaagtcaaagggggcagatcgcttgagctcaggatttcgtgaccagcctaggcaacatggcaaaacccaatccctacaaaaattagccaaacatggtgcacacctgtagtcctagctactcgagagactgaggtgggaggattgcttgagcccaggaggtcaaggttggtgcagtgagccgtgattgcatctctgtactctagcctgggcaacagagtgagaccttgtttcaaaaaaatagacCTTGGAAAATCATACTGCGGTAATCCTGGAGGAAtcattcctttctctccttgATATCAATACTAcgtagcatttattattattattattattttttgagacaaaatcactctgttgcccaggctggagtgcagtgacacgatctcagctcactgcaacctctgcctcctgggttcaagcaattctcctgcctcatcctcctgagtagctgggactacaggcatatgccaccatgcctggctaatttttgtatttttagtagagatggggtttcactatggccgggctggtctctaactcctgacctcaagtgatccacctgcctcagtctcccaaattactgggattacaggcatgagccactcgcCCGGCTTACCTAGCATTTATTAATATAAGtgtatttgaaaagataatgacTGAGAAATTTCCAAAACTGATATAAAAGACATTCAAGAAGAACTGTAAATGCCGGgcagaataaatacaaagaaaaaccaTGCTTATCACAGTAAAACTGTTTatggtaattttattatttatttatttatttatttatttttttgagacggagtctcgctctgtcgcccaggctggagtgcagtggcacaatctcggctcactgcaagctccgcctcccgggttcatgccattctcctgcctctgcctcccgagtagctggtggcacccgccaccacgcccggctaattttttgtatttttagtagagacagggttttgccatgttagccaggatggtctcgatctcctgacctcgtgatctgcccgcctgggcatcccaaagtgctgggattacaggcgtgagccaccatgaccagccgttatttatttatttatttgagacagagtcctgctgtgttggccaggctggagtgcagtggcacaatctcagctcactgcaacctctgtctcctgggttcaagtgatcctcctgcctcagcctcccaagtagctcagactataggcatgtgccagcacgcccagctaatttttgtatttctttttctttctttctttcttttttttttttttgagacgaagtctcactcggtagcccaggctggagtgcaatggtgcgatctcagctcaccacaacctccacctcctgggttcaagcaattctcctgccttagcctctcgagtagctggaactacaggtgcctgccaccatgcctggctaatttttctatttttagtagagacagagttttaccatattggccaggctggtctcaaattcctgacctcgtgatccatccgcctcagcttcccaaagtgctgggattacaggcatgagctaccgcacctggccttgtatttctttagtagagatggggtttcgccatattggccaggctggtcttgaactcctgacctcaagtgatccacctgcctcagcctcccaaagtgctgggattacaggtgttagccactgcaccaggcttgtttatggtaattttaaaacatagctgTAAATTCATTGGCATTTCCCTCATCAAGAGATGGGAGACCTATGTCCCCTCCCTTCAAATCTGGATGAACTTGTGACTGTTTCAGTCAGTAGAGCAGAGCGGCAGTGATGCTACCTGACTTTGCAGGCGAGGTCATATAAGGCCATGAGGATTCCACCTTGTTTGCCAGGAACACCTGCCTTTGGAGCTTGAGCCACTATGTAAGAAGtttgggccaggcgccgtggctcatgcctataatcccagcactttgagaggccgaggagggcagatcacctgaggtctagagttcgacaccagcctgaccaacatggtgaaaccctatctctactaaaaatacaaaaaattaaccaggtgtggtgtcgggtacctgtaatctcagctactcaggaggctgaggcaggagaatctcttgaacctgagaggcagaggttgcaatgagtcaagatcacaccactgcactccagcatgggcaacacagcgagactctgtctcaaaaaaaaaactaaaagaagtttGACAACCTTGAGGATGTGATGCTGTGATGCTGTGAGGAagcttaaaatatatgtataagtcAACCACAGGCACTCCTGTGACAGTCTCAGTTGTGGTCAGCATCTCAGTTATCTCAGCCCAAGTGCCAAACATATGAGTGAAAAACACCTCCAGATCATTCTAGCCCCCAGCCATTTAAATCTCAGTGGAGACTTCACATAACCTCCACTGAGCAGTGATGTCCCTCTCAAGCCCTGTCCAAACTGCAGATTTGTGAGCAAAATAGATCGTTTTTGTTTTATGTGACTGTTTTCAGGTGTGTTTCAGTTATCTATTGTTGTGTAGCAAACCACCCTAAAACAGCAGCTTAAAACACTAACCATGTATTTTTCTCAGGAGTCTGCAAATGGGACAGGACTTGGTAGGAATGGATCACCACTGTTCCAAGTGGCACGGGCTGGGGCAATTTGACTGAGGGGTTGAAAGTCAGCCCAAGTAATTAGCAAGAAGGCCCAGATGGAGAGAATTTAAGAACCCCCTAAATCATATCCCTTCCTGAGTTCCCAATTGACAGCCAGCACCAACCTCCCTGCCATAAAAGTAGAGTCTCCAAGAGTGAGCACACCAAGTAAGGCAGACTTGCATTGACCTTTGTTCAGCTTTGTCTTGGAAGCTATTATACATACTATCAGTCTGCCATGCTCTATTGAACAAGGCAGTCAAAGGCTAACCAAAGTTCAAGGAGAACATAGTCTGCCTTTTGAAAGAAGAGTGGAAAGGTTCTGGAGAAGAGCATGTGGAATGGGAAATAATTGTaaccatctttggaaaataagtCTGCCTTCTGGCCATACATTCCTCCACGTGTAAAATACACCCATCTCTCTTCTAAACCCTCTCCCTGCAAAATCCCTCATTTCATTATAGCATCACACTCAGGCTGAAGGTCCAAGATTTCATCATTTATATCAGGTCCAGGTATAGATGAGGCTCAGAACAGTCCCTTGGGTATAGCTCCTTGAATATCATTCTTCTTAATCTGAACAGCTTTGAAACAAACAAGTTAGCTATCCTCGCAGAAGCATGTTCATAATATAACGGTGGGAGAAGTGTAAGATAACTCCTATAGACACTTCTGttcaaaaatggggaaaatgtggcacacagcTGTCACTAGCCTGTAGCGACTCTGAAACACACCTGAGAACATGCTGCCAATTCCTTCATTAGCGTTCAATTTACTCTCTGTGAGTTGCTCTCTGTAGCATTTGGTTCTGCCTCCTGAGTCGAAacctttatttttcataagaaaatgaaTTAGCGATTAAATTAACCTGCCTCCTACATGGAAAAGGGGAGttcaaatttctcttttaattttgtattctctACCTTTTAAGTTCCAGCTCACAGTGGAACTGGAGTTATTCTTCAGCcagaacaattttcttttttttttttttctgagactgagttttgctgttgtttcccaggctggagtgcaatgatgtaatctcagctcactgcaacctctgccttccgggttcaagcgattctcctgcctcagcctcccaagtagctgggattacaggcacccaccaccacgcccggctaatttttgtatttttagtagagacagggtttcaccatgttggccaatctggtgtcgaactcctgacctcaggtgatctacctgcctaggcctcctaaaatgctgggattacaggcatgagctactgcgcccagccagccagaacaattttcttaaaaactttgTGGAGTTTTCTAAAAATCTCAGTGGGTTTCACTCCACTAGACAAAATACACCTCTAGAAATCTGTTTAAGAACTTCtcagccaggcgtgctggctcacgcctgtagtcccagcactttgagaggtcaaggtggcagatcacctgaggtcaggagttcgagaccagcctggccaacatgacgaaaccccgtctctactaaaaatacaaaaattagccgggtgtggtggtgcgtgcctataatcccagctacttaggaggctgaggcaggagaattgcttgaacccaggaggtggaaattgcagtgagccgagattgcaccactgcactccagcctggatgacagagcgagactcttctccaaaaaaaagaaaatgacaattaAATGCAATCTTTCTGTAAATGTTTAAATGACCCATCAGGTAAATGTACCTAAAGCTTTGACTGTCTTCCCAAAAATATGGATGTGACAAACCAAACATTGGTTATAAACTACTTTAGCaggtcaggtgtagtggctcaggcctgtaatcccagcactctgggaggctgaggcggacagatcagttgaggtcaggagttcgagactggccaacatggtgaaaccccatctctactaaaaatacacaaattagccgggcatggtggtgcatgcctgtaatccccgctacttgggaggctaaagcaggagaattactggaacctgggaggcggaggttgcatgaactgagattgtgccactgcactccaacctgggcaacagagtgagactctgtctcaaaaaagaactaCTTTAGCAATTTATAAGTCAGCACaccaatatatatttaaattggaTCATTTTGTCTTTTCCATGATGAATCATAGAAAGCATGACTTTTAAGAACAAAATCTTTAGGGACTCAAGAAGGACAAGGCAGCCGTCCTGGTTCTCCATGAGTCCATGCTTAACACTGGACTTATGTCCTCTTGAATACCAGCTATTTCTCTAATTTAGGTGCATAGCACTGATAACCAACGGGTTTTTACAGGTAATTTGTCTTAGACCATGGAATTCAAATGACTTTAAATAGTAATAGTTAAAACACTTTTAACAAGGAGATCTGGTTATTTCTGTGCTACAATAACAATataattatgctttttaaaaaatcttatttcattttttttgagacagtctcgatccgtattttttgtttgtttgtttgtttgtttgagacggagtcttgctctgtcacccaggctggagtacaatggcctgatctcagctcactgcaacctctgcctcctgggttcaagcgattctcctgcctcagtctcctgagtagctgggactacaggtccgcAGCagcacatccagctaacttttgtatttttagtagagatggggtttcgccattttggccaggatggtctggatctcttgacctcgtgatgtgcctgccttggcctcccaaagtgctgggattacaggcaggagccaccgtgcccagcaggtacttatttttctttaagccaattaattagagtcCTTTTATGCAAACGtcacacacataacacatatatacaactacacagacagaagaaaatccagtagttgtaagatttttcatttgctagtttccttttttttttttttttttgagatggagtctcgctctgtaacccaggctggactgcagtggctcaatctctgtaccttggccccttttagccagaGGTGGAGtgactgggacacagggcaccaagtcacaaggctgcacacagcaggggaaCTCTAGACCCAGACCAAGAAATCATTTTTCActtctaggcctccaggcctgtgatgggaggggctgccatgaagttctgtgacatgccctggagacattttccccattgtcttggtgattatcattaggctcctcattacttatgcaagtttctgcagccagcttgattttctccccagaaaatagggttttcttttcttttctttctttctttttttttttggagacagagtttcgctcttgtcacccaggctggagtgcaatgttgcgatctgggctcactgcaacttctgcctcccgggttcaagcaattctgcctcagcctcccaagtggctaggattacaggcatgcaccaccatgcctggctaatttttgtattattagtagagacggggtttcaccatgtctgccaggctggtctcaaactcctgaactcaggtgatccacctgcctcggcctcccaaagtgctgggattataggcgtgagccaccatgcccggcgagattttcttttttctttttttcttttgagacagagtctcactctgttgcccaggc
The window above is part of the Macaca fascicularis isolate 582-1 chromosome 7, T2T-MFA8v1.1 genome. Proteins encoded here:
- the ACOT4 gene encoding peroxisomal succinyl-coenzyme A thioesterase, with the translated sequence MSATLILEPPGRCCWNEPVRIAVRGLAPEQRVTLRASLRDEKGALFRAHARYCADARGELDLEHAPALGGSFAGLEPMGLLWALEPEKPFWRFLKRDVEIPFVVELEVLDGHDPEPGRLLCQARHERLFLPPGVRRESVRAGRVRATLFLPPGPGPFPGIIDIFGIGGGLLEYRASLLAGHGFAMLALAYYNFEDLPKNMDNISLEYFEEALCYMLQHPQVKGPGIGLLGISLGADICLSMASFLKNVSATVSINGSGISGNKAINYKLSSIPPLGYDLRRIKVAFSGLMDIVDIRNDLVGGYENSSMIPVEKAQGPILLIVGQDDHNWRSELYAQKVSERLQAHGKEKPQIICYPGTGHYIEPPYFPLCPASLHELVNKHVMWGGEPTAHSKAQVDAWKQILAFFCKHLGGTQKTAFPKL